A window of Roseburia hominis A2-183 genomic DNA:
ATATCGTTCACGCGGATTTTTGGAACCGTAGCTCATGATAAGACTGTAAAGAAAACTGTCGATCGGTTTCTCGTTCAGAAAATTTGCGTTTTCATCATAGACGTTTCTTCTTTTAGACTCTTCGATAAATCTTTTTTTGTCAAAAATCTCCATACCCAGTTTTTCGGACAGAATGTCGGCGACTTTGTGCCCGCCGCTTCCACACTGTCTTGCGATTGTTATTTTCATGCTTATTGACCTGCCTTTCTCATTTTATAATAAATTAAAAATAAAAATCTGTTGCAATGATAGTGCCGCCGATCAGGAACCGGAGAATCCATATCGTGTAGTAATCTTTTGCGATATCTTCCGGGCAGAACATCTTCTTCGGCTTTTTCGGATGGTAGAAAATTTCACATTCTGCGCTTTTGGCTTCCGCATGCAGCTTCTTATTATACGGATAGATGCTATGCACGTTGGTATAATCCGTGCCGTCCACCTCATAGGCATAATAGTACTGCTCCGTGGTGTACGTGGAGTGATCCGCGTCGGTGGTTGTCGATTCGTGAAATGTTCTTGTCGCTTTTGTCTGCCGGTAGTTTGTCTTGCGAAGCCAGGGGGTGCCCAGCTGGCAGTAGAGAACAAATACCACAAACGAAACCGGAACCGGGATGTTCAGAGAACTGCCCCCGATTAAAAAAAGAAAGCCGAGCAGCAGACCTCTTAGAATTCCCCACATTGGTCTCCAATATACCGAAATCATAATAAGGATGATGAGCAGAAATAAAACCATGGTACCACACTCCTTGTTCATTTGGTGGTTATAGTATAGCATTTTTAGCGCAAGGAAACATGATTTTTTCAAACTGTGTCGAAAAAAATAGAGGAAATCCACTCCGGACGCAGAATTATATATATGGAGTCACTGCGTAGTGCGTGACGAAAAAGAGGAGATAATACATGTCGATACGGGAAGAAATAGAGAGAATGGAGTGCGAGACCTTAAGTCCGTACGCCACGCTCAGCATTCATTCTAAGGGCAGAGATGTGTATGAGGAGCCGTGTGATATCAGACCGGTATTTCAGCGTGACAGAGACCGCATCCTGCACAGCAAGGCGTTCCGGCGTCTCAAGAACAAAACGCAGGTGTTTCTGACGCCGAAGGGCGATCATTACCGGACGAGGCTGTCCCATACACTCGAGGTATCGCAGAATGCCAGAACGATCGCAAAGGCACTGCGCCTCAATGAGGATCTGGTCGAGGCGATTGCGCTCGGACACGATATCGGGCATACGCCGTTTGGACATGCCGGCGAGTTCGTGTTAAACGGGCTCTGCGAGAATGGATTCCGGCACAACGAACAGAGTGTGCGTATCGTGGAGAAGCTGGAGAAGGATGGAAAGGGGCTGAATCTCACATGGGAAGTGCGGGACGGTATTTTGAACCATCAGTCCAGACTGATGCCGCATACGCTCGAGGGAAAGATTGTGCGTTTTTCGGATAAGATTGCCTATATCAACCACGATATTGACGATGCGATCCGTGCGCTGGTCTTAACGGAGGACGATATTCCGCTTGAACTCAGAAAGACCCTTGGTTTTTCCACCAAGCAGCGCCTCAATACGCTGATACATAACATTATCATGAACAGCAGGGAGAAGGATGACATCATGATGTCGCCGGAGATCGAGGAGGCGATGATCGATCTGCGCAAGTTCATGTTTGAGAACGTCTACAAGAACCCTGTGGCAAAGGGAGAGGAAGTCAAGGCGAAGGCGATGATCGAGCAGCTCTTTTACTTTTACAAGGAGCATCTGGATCAGCTCCCGGCAAAATATCTGCGCATGATGGACGAGGGCGAGAGCGCGGAGCGCGTGGTCGCGGACTACATCGCAGGAATGACGGATCAGTATGCCATCACCAAGTTTTCGGAGTACTTTTTGCCTCAGGCCTGGCAGGTGGACGGCTATTAAGACTGTGTCATGCCTGAGGCGTCCCAGGGCCTGGCAGGTGGACGGCTATTAGAATGGAAATAAAAAGCGGGAAGAAAGGAGCGGAAGATGCCGCGTTATTCGGATGAATTGATAGAAGAAGTGCGTTCGCGCAACGATATCGTGGACGTCATTTCGCAGTATGTGCGGCTGTCAAAAAAGGGCAGTACCTACTTCGGGCTGTGCCCTTTCCATAATGAGAAGACCGGTTCTTTTTCGGTCTCTCCCAATAAACAGATGTACTATTGTTTTGGCTGCCACGCGGGAGGCAATGTTTTTACCTTCCTGATGCAGTACGAGAATTACACGTTCGGGGAAGCGATGGAAGCGCTTGCTGAGCGGGCGGGCGTCGACCTTCCGAAGCAGGAATATACGGCAGCGCAGCGGCAGGAGGCGGATCGGCGGGCGCGTCTTTTGGAGATCAACAAGGAGGCGGCAAAGTATTTTTTCGTGCTGCTTCGCGGGGAGCGCGGAAAACGTGCGCTTGATTATTTTAAAAAGAGGGCGTTGTCCGATGAGACGATCCACAAGTTCGGGCTGGGATATTCGGATCAGTACAGCGATGATCTGTACCGGTATCTGCGGTCGAAGGGCTATGACGACGAGATCTTAAAGGATTCCGGTCTTGTCACGATCGATGAGGTGCGGGGCGGACATGATAAGTTCTGGAACCGTGCCATGTTTCCGATCATGGATGTGCACAATAAGGTGATCGGATTTGGCGGGCGCGTCATGGGAGATGGAGAGCCAAAGTATCTCAATTCCCCCGAGACGAAGATTTTCGACAAGAGCCGCAATCTTTACGGACTCAATTTCGCACGGGCGACAAAAAAGCCGCAGCTGCTCTTGTGCGAGGGATATATGGATGTGATTGCACTGCACCAGGCAGGGTTTGACAATGCCGTGGCGTCGCTCGGTACGGCGCTCACAAGCGGTCATGCCAATCTGCTCAAGCGCTATACCAAGGAAGTCTATCTGACGTATGACAGCGACGGGGCGGGGATCAAGGCGGCGCTCAGGGCCATCCCGATTTTAAAAGAAGTCGGAATCACGACCAAGATCATCAACATGAAGCCGTATAAGGATCCCGATGAGTTTATCAAGGCGCTTGGCGCGGAGGCGTATCAGGAGCGCATCGACCAGGCGGAGAACAGTTTTCTGTTTGAGGTGCGCATGGAAGAGCAGCAGCACGACATGCACGATCCGGAGGGCAAGACGGCCTTTTACAATGCGGTCGCGAAGATGCTTTGCGGATTTACGGAGAAGTTAGAGCGCGATAATTATATCGAGGCGGTTGCAGCCAAATACATGATCTCGTCGGACGATTTGAGAAGGCTGGTCAACCAGCAGGGATTAAAGGCCGGACTTGCCGGAGGAGGCAGGGCGTCGCAGAGCGTCGCGGACGCACAGGACGGTGCGCGCACAGAATACAAAAAGAGTGCGAAAAAGCGCGAGGACGGCATGGTGCAGTCGCAGAAGCTTCTGCTGACGTGGCTGACGAACAGTCCGGCGTTGTTTCCAAAGGTGCAAAGATATGTTGGTGCAGATGATTTTACGGATCCGATCTGCCACAGTGTGGCAAAAATGCTGTTTGAACAGTATGAGAAGGACGGGACAGTCAATCCTGCGCGGATCATCAGCACCTACGAGGATGAGGAGCAGCAGCGGGAGGCAGCGGGAATCTTAAACGCGACAATCCACCGGGTGGATACCAGGGAGGAACGCGAAAAAGCGCTGCGCGAGACCGTGATCCGCGTGCGGGAGAACAGCATCAATCATAAGCTGGCAAACACGTTTGACGTTCAGGAGATGGCGGCTCTGGCAAAAGAAAAGAATGAGCTGCCGGGAACGGTTCATATTCCGCTGGAGGAATGAGAGCGGGCAAAGAAGCAGGAATGTGGATGAAAATCTGCATTTAAGGACAAAATAGTAACGAACTATGAGAGGATGAAGCGAAAATGGCAAAAAAGAAAGAAAACACCGACAATAAGGAAGTTCTGGGAGAAAACAAGGAGAACTCTGCTGCAAAAACTGCCGATGCGGGAGCAGAGAACGGGGTGGCAAGTGCCCAGGAGAAGTTCCAGATAAAGTTAAGAGAACTGCTTGCGCTGGCAAAAAAGAAGAAAAACATGCTGGAGTATCAGGAGATCAGCGACTTCTTTTCCGACATGCAGCTGGATGCAGAGCAGTTTGAGAAGATTCTTGATTTCCTTGAGGCAAACAACATCGACGTGCTTCGTATTACGGATGACGACGTTGACGATGAGATGCTTCTTGACGTCGATGATGAGGATGAGATTGAGGTCGAGAAGATTGATCTTTCCGTTCCGGACGGTGTCTCCATTGAAGATCCGGTGCGTATGTATTTAAAAGAGATCGGAAAAGTGCCGCTTCTGTCCGCGGAGGAGGAGATTGAGCTGGCAAAGCGTATGGAGCTCGGCGATCAGGAGGCGAAAAAGAGACTGGCAGAGGCCAATCTTCGTCTGGTTGTCAGCATTGCAAAGCGCTATGTCGGTCGTGGAATGTTGTTTCTGGATCTGATTCAGGAGGGAAATTTAGGACTGATCAAGGCGGTGGAAAAGTTTGATTACCGCAAGGGATATAAGTTCTCCACCTACGCGACATGGTGGATCCGTCAGGCAATCACGAGAGCCATTGCAGATCAGGCGAGAACCATCCGTATTCCGGTGCATATGGTCGAGACGATCAACAAGCTGATCCGTGTCAGCAGACAGTTACTGCAGGAGCTGGGACGCGAACCTACTCCGGAGGAGATCGCTGCGGAGATGAACATGCCGGTGGAGCGTGTGCGTGAGATCTTAAAGATTTCGCAGGAGCCGGTATCCTTAGAGACTCCGATCGGTGAGGAGGAGGACAGCCATCTCGGTGATTTTATCCAGGACGACAACGTTCCGGTACCGGCGGATGCAGCGGCATTTACCCTGTTAAAAGAACAGTTGGAGGAAGTGCTCGGAACGCTGACAGAGCGTGAGCAGAAGGTGCTGACACTGCGTTTTGGACTGGAGGACGGACGTGCGAGGACACTTGAGGAAGTCGGAAAAGAGTTCAATGTCACACGTGAGCGTATCCGTCAGATCGAGGCGAAGGCGCTGCGCAAGCTGCGTCATCCGAGCAGAAGCCGCAAATTAAAGGATTATCTGGAGTAATCTATGGTAAAAATATCAGAACGTTTAAGAACGGCGGCAGGACTCATCGGAGAGGGAGAGCGGCTGGCGGATGTGGGAACCGATCACGGGTATGTACCGATTTATCTGGTGGAACGAAAGCACATCCCCAGTGCGATTGCGATGGATATCCGGACGGGACCGCTGGAGCGTGCCAGGGAACACATCCGGATGTACGGCATGGAAGACTACATACAGACTCGTCTGTCGGACGGCGTTGCGGCGCTAAAGCCGGGTGAGGCGGACACCATCCTGATTGCGGGGATGGGCGGCGGACTGGTCAAACATATTCTGGAGAGCGGGAGAGTCATCTGTGAGCAGGCACATGGGCTGGTTTTGCAGCCGCAGTCAGAGCTTCCGAAGGTGCGGCGTTTTCTGATGGAGAACGGTTATGTCACAGAGAGAGAAGAGATGGTCATGGAGGATGGAAAATATTACCCCATGATGCGCGTTCACTTTGATGCTTCCGCAGTCTCTCATGC
This region includes:
- a CDS encoding deoxyguanosinetriphosphate triphosphohydrolase, which translates into the protein MSIREEIERMECETLSPYATLSIHSKGRDVYEEPCDIRPVFQRDRDRILHSKAFRRLKNKTQVFLTPKGDHYRTRLSHTLEVSQNARTIAKALRLNEDLVEAIALGHDIGHTPFGHAGEFVLNGLCENGFRHNEQSVRIVEKLEKDGKGLNLTWEVRDGILNHQSRLMPHTLEGKIVRFSDKIAYINHDIDDAIRALVLTEDDIPLELRKTLGFSTKQRLNTLIHNIIMNSREKDDIMMSPEIEEAMIDLRKFMFENVYKNPVAKGEEVKAKAMIEQLFYFYKEHLDQLPAKYLRMMDEGESAERVVADYIAGMTDQYAITKFSEYFLPQAWQVDGY
- the dnaG gene encoding DNA primase, which translates into the protein MPRYSDELIEEVRSRNDIVDVISQYVRLSKKGSTYFGLCPFHNEKTGSFSVSPNKQMYYCFGCHAGGNVFTFLMQYENYTFGEAMEALAERAGVDLPKQEYTAAQRQEADRRARLLEINKEAAKYFFVLLRGERGKRALDYFKKRALSDETIHKFGLGYSDQYSDDLYRYLRSKGYDDEILKDSGLVTIDEVRGGHDKFWNRAMFPIMDVHNKVIGFGGRVMGDGEPKYLNSPETKIFDKSRNLYGLNFARATKKPQLLLCEGYMDVIALHQAGFDNAVASLGTALTSGHANLLKRYTKEVYLTYDSDGAGIKAALRAIPILKEVGITTKIINMKPYKDPDEFIKALGAEAYQERIDQAENSFLFEVRMEEQQHDMHDPEGKTAFYNAVAKMLCGFTEKLERDNYIEAVAAKYMISSDDLRRLVNQQGLKAGLAGGGRASQSVADAQDGARTEYKKSAKKREDGMVQSQKLLLTWLTNSPALFPKVQRYVGADDFTDPICHSVAKMLFEQYEKDGTVNPARIISTYEDEEQQREAAGILNATIHRVDTREEREKALRETVIRVRENSINHKLANTFDVQEMAALAKEKNELPGTVHIPLEE
- the rpoD gene encoding RNA polymerase sigma factor RpoD encodes the protein MAKKKENTDNKEVLGENKENSAAKTADAGAENGVASAQEKFQIKLRELLALAKKKKNMLEYQEISDFFSDMQLDAEQFEKILDFLEANNIDVLRITDDDVDDEMLLDVDDEDEIEVEKIDLSVPDGVSIEDPVRMYLKEIGKVPLLSAEEEIELAKRMELGDQEAKKRLAEANLRLVVSIAKRYVGRGMLFLDLIQEGNLGLIKAVEKFDYRKGYKFSTYATWWIRQAITRAIADQARTIRIPVHMVETINKLIRVSRQLLQELGREPTPEEIAAEMNMPVERVREILKISQEPVSLETPIGEEEDSHLGDFIQDDNVPVPADAAAFTLLKEQLEEVLGTLTEREQKVLTLRFGLEDGRARTLEEVGKEFNVTRERIRQIEAKALRKLRHPSRSRKLKDYLE
- a CDS encoding tRNA (adenine(22)-N(1))-methyltransferase yields the protein MVKISERLRTAAGLIGEGERLADVGTDHGYVPIYLVERKHIPSAIAMDIRTGPLERAREHIRMYGMEDYIQTRLSDGVAALKPGEADTILIAGMGGGLVKHILESGRVICEQAHGLVLQPQSELPKVRRFLMENGYVTEREEMVMEDGKYYPMMRVHFDASAVSHADSFTEEQELEFRYGKQLLTEKHPVLLAYLRWEAQIQQDILTQLSGQPATEQIAARIDDVKQILAQNARALAYYE